A part of Arthrobacter dokdonellae genomic DNA contains:
- a CDS encoding 4-hydroxybenzoate 3-monooxygenase has product MNTEPHIITTQVGIVGAGPAGLMLSHLLARAGIANIVIETRDHSTIQTTQRAGILEAGSVRMLTDTGVDGRVLTHGHRHDGIDLRFNGVSHRLNFQDLVGESVWLYPQNEVFVDLAAARKRDGGDVRFSVTDTEVLDLESGVPKMRFTDAGGQRVEVHADIIAGTDGSRGICKRAIPATDRTDNFISYPFAWFGILTEGPPSAPELIYANSAHGFALISQRNEHVQRMYFQCDPEEDAGAWTEQQIWDELQKRVDGPDGFTLQRGPIVEKTVLPFRSYVCEPLRHGNLFLAGDSGHTVPPTGAKGLNLALADVKVLSEAVESFYGTGSRDLLDGYSAKALERVWKAQNFSYWMTSMLHSREDQSSFERKRILGELNSVATSRYGQQYLAEAYTGWPHG; this is encoded by the coding sequence ATGAACACCGAGCCCCACATCATCACCACCCAGGTCGGCATCGTCGGTGCCGGCCCGGCAGGGCTCATGCTCTCCCACCTGCTCGCACGCGCCGGCATCGCCAACATCGTCATCGAGACGCGGGACCACAGCACGATCCAAACCACCCAAAGGGCGGGAATCCTCGAGGCCGGGTCCGTGAGAATGCTGACGGATACGGGAGTCGACGGACGGGTGCTCACACACGGCCACCGCCACGACGGGATCGACCTGCGCTTCAACGGCGTCAGCCACCGCCTGAACTTCCAGGACCTGGTGGGGGAATCGGTGTGGCTCTATCCCCAGAATGAGGTCTTTGTGGACCTGGCCGCGGCGCGCAAGCGCGACGGCGGCGACGTCCGCTTCTCCGTGACGGACACCGAGGTCCTCGACCTGGAATCGGGGGTGCCCAAGATGCGCTTCACCGACGCGGGCGGGCAGCGCGTCGAGGTGCATGCGGACATCATCGCCGGCACCGACGGCTCGCGGGGCATCTGCAAGCGGGCCATCCCCGCCACGGACCGCACCGACAACTTCATCAGCTACCCGTTCGCCTGGTTTGGCATCCTGACGGAGGGCCCGCCCAGTGCCCCCGAGCTGATCTACGCCAACTCGGCCCACGGGTTCGCCTTGATCAGCCAGCGCAATGAGCACGTGCAGCGGATGTACTTCCAGTGCGATCCGGAAGAGGACGCCGGCGCCTGGACCGAGCAGCAGATCTGGGACGAACTGCAAAAGCGCGTGGACGGACCCGACGGATTCACGCTCCAGCGAGGTCCCATCGTTGAAAAGACCGTGCTGCCCTTCCGCTCCTACGTCTGCGAACCCCTGCGCCACGGGAACCTCTTCCTCGCCGGCGACTCGGGCCACACGGTGCCGCCCACCGGAGCCAAGGGCCTCAACCTGGCGCTGGCGGACGTGAAGGTGCTGTCCGAGGCGGTCGAATCGTTTTACGGGACCGGTTCCAGGGACCTGCTCGACGGCTACAGCGCCAAGGCGCTGGAGCGGGTCTGGAAGGCGCAGAACTTCTCCTACTGGATGACCAGCATGCTGCACAGCAGAGAGGACCAAAGCAGTTTTGAGCGCAAGCGCATCCTCGGCGAGCTGAACAGCGTTGCCACCTCGCGTTACGGGCAGCAATACCTGGCCGAGGCCTACACCGGCTGGCCCCACGGCTAA
- a CDS encoding flavin reductase family protein: MAPSTALADHRPASQHGFADMLSADDFKAVFRNHPAGVAVITADVGAGPVGLTATSVISVSASPPLVVFSLSSSSSSTPTVKKAETVVIHLLGADQIDLAKNFATSGIDRFADTGIWSRLISGEPYLPQSNAWMRGRIVNQMDVGDSTVVAVQVLQVDLPRDDERAAQQARPLVYHNRTWHSLSESSVMA, translated from the coding sequence ATGGCGCCATCAACTGCGCTCGCCGACCACAGGCCGGCGTCCCAGCACGGATTTGCCGACATGCTCAGTGCGGACGATTTCAAGGCCGTGTTCCGAAACCACCCGGCGGGCGTGGCCGTCATCACCGCCGACGTCGGGGCGGGGCCTGTCGGCCTGACTGCCACCTCGGTCATTTCCGTCTCCGCCAGCCCTCCCCTGGTCGTGTTTTCGCTGTCGTCATCGTCGTCCTCAACGCCCACCGTCAAAAAGGCGGAGACGGTGGTCATCCACCTGCTCGGAGCCGACCAGATCGACCTCGCCAAGAATTTTGCCACCAGCGGCATTGACCGGTTTGCCGACACCGGCATCTGGTCCCGGCTGATCTCCGGTGAGCCGTACCTGCCGCAGTCGAACGCGTGGATGCGCGGCCGGATTGTCAACCAAATGGATGTCGGGGACTCCACCGTGGTGGCCGTGCAGGTGCTCCAGGTGGACCTGCCCCGGGACGACGAACGGGCCGCCCAGCAGGCGCGGCCGCTGGTGTACCACAACCGCACCTGGCACTCCCTGAGTGAATCCTCGGTCATGGCATAA
- a CDS encoding O-acetylhomoserine aminocarboxypropyltransferase/cysteine synthase family protein gives MSDHQFGFRTRALHAGGTPDAEHGARAVPIYQTTSFVFKDTDDAANLFALQKYGSIYSRIGNPTVAAFEERIASLEGGIGAVATSSGMAAEFITFAALAGAGDHIVASSKLYGGTITQLDVTLRRFGVDTTFIDSTEPADFAAAIRENTKAVYTEIVANPSGDIADLEGLAAVAHDAGVPLVVDATLSTPYLIRPIEFGADIVIHSATKFLGGHGTTLGGVVVESGRFNWGNGRFPSMTEPVASYGNVSWWGNFGEYGFLTKLRSEQLRDIGPSLSAQSAFQLLQGVETLPQRMDEHLRNAAAVAAWLDADERVSWVNFAGLPGHPHYERGRRYLPHGVGSVFAFGVRGGREAGKVFIDALQLASHLANIGDSRTLVLHPGSTTHQQLSAEQLEAAGVPGDLIRISVGLEDLADILWDLDQALDAAQASAGEPEACAAAPSCTIGASA, from the coding sequence ATGTCCGATCACCAGTTTGGCTTCCGGACCCGCGCGCTGCACGCCGGCGGTACGCCCGATGCCGAGCACGGCGCCCGGGCCGTGCCCATCTACCAGACCACCTCGTTCGTGTTCAAGGACACCGACGACGCTGCCAACCTGTTTGCGCTGCAAAAGTACGGCAGCATCTATTCACGCATCGGCAACCCCACCGTGGCCGCCTTTGAGGAGCGCATCGCTTCTTTGGAAGGCGGGATCGGGGCCGTCGCGACGTCGTCGGGCATGGCGGCGGAATTCATCACCTTCGCCGCGCTGGCGGGGGCCGGCGACCACATTGTGGCGTCCTCCAAGCTGTATGGCGGCACCATCACGCAGCTGGACGTGACGCTGCGCCGCTTCGGGGTGGACACCACCTTCATCGACTCGACCGAACCGGCCGATTTCGCGGCCGCAATCCGGGAGAACACGAAGGCGGTCTACACGGAGATCGTGGCCAACCCGTCCGGGGACATCGCGGACCTGGAGGGGCTGGCCGCAGTGGCGCACGACGCCGGTGTCCCCCTGGTCGTCGACGCCACGCTGAGCACTCCGTACCTGATCCGGCCCATCGAGTTCGGGGCGGACATCGTCATCCACTCCGCCACCAAGTTTTTGGGCGGGCACGGCACCACCCTGGGCGGCGTTGTCGTCGAATCCGGCCGGTTCAACTGGGGCAACGGCAGGTTCCCGTCCATGACCGAGCCCGTGGCATCCTACGGCAACGTGTCCTGGTGGGGGAACTTTGGGGAGTACGGCTTCCTGACGAAGCTGCGCTCCGAGCAGCTGCGCGACATCGGTCCGTCGCTGTCCGCGCAGTCCGCGTTCCAGCTGCTGCAGGGTGTGGAAACGCTGCCCCAGCGCATGGATGAGCACCTGCGCAACGCCGCGGCCGTGGCCGCATGGCTCGACGCCGATGAACGCGTCTCGTGGGTCAATTTCGCCGGGCTGCCCGGCCACCCGCACTACGAACGCGGGCGGCGCTACCTGCCCCACGGCGTCGGCTCCGTGTTTGCCTTCGGTGTCCGTGGTGGCCGGGAGGCGGGCAAGGTGTTCATCGACGCGCTGCAGCTGGCCAGCCACCTGGCCAACATTGGCGACTCGCGCACGCTGGTCCTGCACCCGGGCTCGACAACGCACCAGCAGCTCTCCGCTGAGCAACTTGAAGCCGCCGGCGTGCCCGGGGACCTGATCCGCATCTCCGTGGGTCTGGAGGACCTGGCCGACATCCTGTGGGACCTGGACCAGGCACTGGACGCGGCCCAGGCATCCGCGGGGGAACCTGAGGCATGCGCGGCGGCCCCTTCCTGCACGATCGGGGCATCGGCATGA
- the sfnG gene encoding dimethylsulfone monooxygenase SfnG, translated as MSNAPETIADLATPLKFAYWVPNVSGGLVVSTIEQRTDWSFDYNKKLARIAENSGFEYALTQARYAASYGADQQHEATSFSLALLGATERLKVIAAVHPGMWHPGVLAKFMITADHLSNGRAAVNIVSGWLKDEFTNFGLPWLEHDERYVRTEEFIRILRGLWTESEFSQSGKYYDINKFTLRPGPVDVPGRAHPEIFFGGNSTAAQATAGRVADWYFSNGKDLEGFSENIDGVLAAAGPLGRKPRFGLNGFVIARDSAKEARETLREIVAKAHKPAVQGFRDAVQEAGASTKDGKGMWADSSFEDLIQYNDGFKTQLIGTPEQIATRIVEYKKRGVNLFLTCYLHFQEEVAAFGRDILPIVRELEADLARKHGTELDTSRLPVVSTGSTTGLGSTAGLGSIAALEGAAV; from the coding sequence ATGAGCAACGCACCAGAAACGATCGCAGACCTCGCCACGCCGCTCAAATTTGCGTATTGGGTCCCCAACGTCTCCGGCGGCCTGGTGGTCAGCACCATCGAACAGCGCACCGACTGGAGCTTCGACTACAACAAGAAGCTGGCCCGGATCGCCGAAAACAGCGGTTTTGAATACGCGCTGACCCAGGCCCGCTACGCGGCCTCCTACGGGGCCGACCAGCAGCACGAGGCCACCAGCTTTTCCCTGGCGCTGCTGGGCGCCACGGAACGGTTGAAGGTCATCGCCGCCGTCCACCCGGGCATGTGGCACCCCGGTGTGCTGGCCAAGTTCATGATCACCGCCGACCACCTCTCCAACGGCCGCGCCGCCGTGAACATCGTCTCCGGCTGGCTCAAGGACGAGTTCACCAACTTCGGCCTGCCCTGGCTGGAGCACGACGAGCGCTACGTGCGCACGGAGGAATTCATCAGGATCCTGCGTGGCCTGTGGACCGAAAGTGAATTCTCGCAGTCGGGCAAGTACTACGACATCAACAAGTTCACCCTGCGGCCGGGCCCCGTGGACGTGCCCGGCCGGGCGCACCCGGAGATCTTCTTTGGCGGCAACTCCACCGCGGCCCAGGCCACCGCCGGCCGCGTGGCGGACTGGTACTTCTCCAATGGCAAGGACCTGGAAGGCTTCAGCGAGAACATCGACGGCGTGCTGGCGGCGGCCGGGCCGCTGGGCCGCAAGCCGCGCTTTGGCCTCAACGGCTTTGTGATCGCGCGCGACAGCGCAAAGGAAGCCCGCGAGACCCTGCGCGAGATCGTGGCCAAGGCCCACAAGCCGGCCGTGCAGGGCTTCAGGGATGCGGTGCAGGAGGCAGGCGCATCCACCAAGGACGGCAAGGGCATGTGGGCGGACTCCTCCTTCGAGGACCTGATCCAGTACAACGACGGCTTCAAGACGCAGCTGATCGGCACGCCCGAGCAGATCGCCACCCGCATCGTCGAGTACAAGAAGCGCGGCGTGAACCTGTTCCTGACCTGCTACCTGCACTTCCAGGAAGAGGTCGCCGCGTTCGGCCGCGACATCCTGCCGATCGTGCGCGAACTTGAAGCAGACCTTGCCCGCAAGCACGGCACCGAACTGGACACGTCGCGGTTGCCCGTGGTTTCGACAGGGTCAACCACCGGACTGGGCTCAACCGCAGGTCTGGGTTCAATCGCAGCTCTGGAAGGGGCTGCTGTCTAA
- a CDS encoding aldo/keto reductase has product MEYRLLGRTGLEVSPLCLGTMMFGDWGNQDVTDSTRIIHHALDAGINFVDTADVYSAGGSEEIVGKALAGRRDDVVLATKFFMPMGEGPNRGGGSRKWIMQAVENSLRRLGTDYIDLYQVHRPSALMDVEETLGALTDLVRQGKVRYIGSSSYSGSQIVEAQIASREGHLARFVTEQPPYSILVRGIEEDILPTARRHGMGILTYSPLAGGWLSGKWRKESAPTPTSAARPGARFDMTSTANQRKLQVVDALADVADDAGMSLIELAIAFVINHPAVSSAIIGPRTMEQLDSQLPAAGVALSEHILDRIDALVAPGVTMNPDDNSYGANELATSARRR; this is encoded by the coding sequence ATGGAATACCGCCTTTTGGGACGCACCGGCCTCGAAGTCAGTCCGCTGTGCCTGGGCACAATGATGTTTGGCGACTGGGGAAACCAGGACGTCACCGATTCGACCCGGATCATCCACCACGCCCTCGACGCCGGCATCAACTTCGTCGACACCGCCGACGTGTACTCCGCCGGCGGCTCGGAAGAAATCGTCGGGAAGGCACTCGCGGGACGGCGCGACGACGTGGTGCTGGCCACCAAGTTCTTCATGCCGATGGGGGAGGGACCCAACCGCGGCGGCGGCTCCCGGAAATGGATCATGCAGGCGGTGGAGAATTCCCTCCGGCGCCTCGGCACCGACTACATCGACCTCTATCAGGTGCACCGCCCCAGTGCGCTGATGGACGTCGAGGAGACCCTTGGCGCCCTGACCGACCTGGTCCGGCAGGGCAAAGTGCGCTACATCGGGTCCTCGTCATACTCCGGCAGCCAGATCGTCGAGGCCCAGATCGCTTCACGCGAGGGACACCTTGCCCGGTTCGTCACCGAGCAGCCGCCCTACTCGATCCTGGTCCGCGGCATCGAGGAGGACATCCTGCCAACCGCACGGCGCCACGGCATGGGAATCCTGACCTACAGCCCGCTGGCCGGCGGGTGGCTTTCCGGAAAGTGGCGCAAGGAGTCGGCGCCCACCCCCACCTCGGCTGCGCGCCCCGGCGCCCGCTTCGACATGACGAGCACAGCGAACCAGCGGAAGCTTCAGGTCGTCGACGCGCTCGCCGATGTCGCTGACGACGCCGGGATGAGCCTCATTGAGCTCGCGATCGCCTTTGTGATCAACCACCCGGCCGTCTCCTCCGCAATCATCGGGCCCCGGACGATGGAGCAGCTGGACTCCCAGCTGCCCGCTGCCGGTGTGGCATTGTCCGAGCACATCCTGGACCGCATCGACGCGCTGGTGGCCCCCGGTGTGACGATGAATCCGGACGACAACAGCTACGGCGCCAACGAACTGGCGACGTCCGCGCGCCGCCGCTGA
- a CDS encoding CoA-binding protein has translation MSTVERRWTGPSAPERLAILRRTQSIAIVGASDKPSRASYFVATYLLSSSRYRVYFVNPVATEILGKPVYKTLAVLPEVPDLVDVFRKHDDLPTVLEETLAVGAKTLWLQLGSWHEDVAMKAQAAGLEVVMDRCVKIEHARFHGGLHLAGFDTGVISSKRQVVA, from the coding sequence ATGAGCACCGTGGAACGACGCTGGACGGGGCCCTCGGCCCCCGAACGGCTGGCCATCCTGCGCAGGACGCAGTCCATTGCGATCGTGGGGGCCTCGGACAAGCCGTCCCGCGCCAGCTACTTTGTGGCCACCTACCTGCTGTCCTCGAGCCGCTACCGGGTCTACTTTGTGAACCCCGTGGCGACGGAGATCCTGGGCAAGCCGGTGTACAAGACGCTGGCCGTGCTGCCGGAGGTCCCTGACCTTGTGGACGTGTTCCGCAAGCACGACGATCTCCCGACCGTCCTGGAGGAAACGCTGGCCGTGGGCGCCAAGACGTTGTGGCTGCAGCTGGGATCCTGGCATGAGGACGTGGCGATGAAGGCCCAGGCCGCGGGGCTGGAGGTGGTCATGGACCGCTGCGTGAAGATCGAGCACGCCCGCTTCCATGGCGGCCTGCACCTGGCGGGCTTCGACACCGGCGTGATCTCCTCCAAGCGCCAGGTGGTGGCGTAG
- a CDS encoding IclR family transcriptional regulator, giving the protein MANSKSGDSSLDRWVRILQSFDPEVPAMTVRELAARAGLPLATAYRLVDQLVGHDFLRRDDGGRVRLGLGLWELASRSSTALDLREAAMPYMEDVQAVVGQHTQLGVLSDDEVLFIERLSGRDSVVNQARVAGRLPIHKSSSGVVLLAFSPSQVQEGYLARHPQAGLPGQGGPDGFRRVLAEVRAQGFASFDGLVDADTMGIAVPVRGRGNAATAALGVVVARGSGSVQSVLPALLTGARGIARAIGEQPGHAPRIPIH; this is encoded by the coding sequence ATGGCAAATTCGAAGTCCGGGGACTCGTCGCTGGACCGCTGGGTGCGCATACTGCAGTCCTTTGATCCCGAAGTGCCCGCCATGACGGTGCGGGAACTCGCGGCACGGGCGGGCCTGCCCCTGGCCACGGCGTACCGGCTCGTGGACCAGCTGGTCGGCCACGACTTTTTGCGCAGGGACGACGGCGGACGCGTGAGGCTCGGGCTGGGGTTGTGGGAGCTGGCCAGCCGCAGCTCAACTGCCCTGGACCTGCGTGAAGCCGCCATGCCGTACATGGAGGATGTCCAGGCGGTGGTGGGCCAGCACACCCAGCTCGGCGTCCTGAGCGATGATGAGGTGCTTTTCATTGAGCGGCTGTCGGGCCGGGACTCCGTTGTAAACCAAGCCCGCGTCGCCGGCCGCCTTCCAATTCACAAGAGCTCGTCGGGCGTGGTGCTGCTGGCGTTCTCCCCGTCCCAGGTGCAGGAAGGCTATCTCGCGCGCCACCCCCAGGCCGGCCTGCCCGGCCAAGGCGGTCCGGACGGTTTCCGGCGGGTGTTGGCGGAAGTGCGGGCGCAGGGCTTTGCGTCCTTTGACGGGCTGGTGGACGCGGACACCATGGGGATCGCCGTGCCCGTCCGCGGCCGGGGAAACGCTGCCACGGCCGCATTGGGCGTGGTGGTGGCCCGGGGGAGCGGCAGCGTCCAGTCGGTTCTGCCTGCCCTGCTGACCGGCGCGCGCGGCATCGCACGCGCCATCGGGGAGCAGCCTGGCCACGCACCCCGCATTCCCATTCATTGA
- a CDS encoding helix-turn-helix transcriptional regulator: MDARNEIREFLSSRRAKITPELAKLPAYGVNRRVAGLRREEVALLAGVSVDYYTKLERGNFGSVSESVLYALARALQLDEAEREHLFHLATRTAAIRPGRRRTPARTVRPAVQRVVDGLADAPAFVRNNRRDLLAANTMGRALYSELYRHPEADGTVNTVRYLFLDKGARDFFSDWEKAATDVVANLRTEVGRDPHDAGLQDLVGELSTKSRDFSRLWAAHDVSYHDTGFKVLHHPVVGDLQLTFEVMDLPADVGQSLVVYGAEPGSTTEEALRLLSIWAATNEQHSRVEEARLNS; the protein is encoded by the coding sequence ATGGATGCACGGAATGAAATCAGGGAGTTCTTGTCCTCGCGCCGCGCGAAGATCACTCCGGAACTGGCGAAGCTGCCCGCGTATGGAGTCAACCGCCGGGTCGCCGGGCTGCGCCGCGAGGAAGTCGCCCTGCTCGCCGGAGTGAGCGTCGACTACTACACGAAGTTGGAGCGCGGAAACTTCGGCAGCGTCTCAGAAAGCGTGCTGTACGCCCTCGCCCGGGCACTGCAACTGGACGAGGCTGAACGTGAACACCTCTTTCACCTCGCCACGAGGACGGCGGCCATCAGGCCTGGACGGCGCCGGACGCCGGCGCGGACCGTACGCCCGGCGGTGCAGCGCGTTGTCGACGGGCTGGCGGATGCGCCCGCGTTTGTGCGCAACAACCGCCGCGACCTGCTGGCCGCCAACACCATGGGCCGGGCCCTGTACTCCGAGCTGTACCGCCACCCCGAGGCTGACGGCACCGTCAACACCGTCCGTTACCTCTTCCTCGACAAGGGCGCCCGTGACTTCTTCAGCGACTGGGAAAAGGCCGCCACCGACGTCGTGGCGAACCTGCGCACGGAAGTCGGCCGGGATCCGCACGACGCCGGCCTGCAGGATCTGGTCGGTGAGCTGTCGACCAAGAGCCGGGACTTCTCCCGGCTCTGGGCCGCACACGATGTCAGCTACCACGACACCGGGTTCAAGGTCCTTCACCACCCCGTGGTCGGCGACCTGCAACTGACCTTCGAGGTGATGGACCTGCCGGCGGACGTCGGACAGTCCCTGGTGGTTTACGGCGCCGAGCCCGGTTCGACGACCGAGGAGGCGCTGCGGCTGCTGTCCATTTGGGCGGCGACCAACGAGCAGCATTCAAGGGTTGAAGAGGCCAGGCTCAACTCCTGA
- the acs gene encoding acetate--CoA ligase: MEYFLSSTVASSAPAPVSLAPAQTAVPAGATSRAAQADGARVTFWAEQALRLDWAEPWHTTHTFEPAGAPSMDASPDHDTELRVPAIEWFAGGRLNAAVNCVDRHVRAGKGAKVALFFEGEPGDRRAVTYRELQDEVCRAANALQALGIGKGDRVVIYLPVIVETIVITLAVARIGAIHSLVFGGFSAEALKFRVEDTGAKLLVTTDGHFRRGAAVPVKANADAAVSGDNSIEHVLVVRRTGSDIEWTDGRDIWWHDAVGHASPEHTAEHFDAETPLFIMYTSGTTGQPKGLVHTTGGYLTQASYSHELLFSHPDPTLRDRDVHWCTADLAWVTAHTYEIYGPLSNGATQVIYEGTPTTPHPGRHFDIIERYGVTSYYTAPTLVRSLMGWFPDGVPTHHDLSSIRLLGTVGEAVNPQAWHWLRDQLGRGTAPMVDTWWQSETGATILSPRPGDAAFKPGCASRALPGVGVRIVDDAGEDVAPDVQGLLVVDAPGPAMARTVWGNPQRYLDSYWRKFAKQGYFLAGDGARYDADGDIWILGRVDDVINVSGHRLSTIEIESALVSHPAVIEAGVTPVADPLTGHAVAAFVVLRPAAADAGSDIREALRAHVAQKIGPIAKPAAVVVVPDVPKTRSGKIMRRLLTQMFEGTPLGDTTSLQNEESLSGIAAAIARHQKTRHLKTRHNKKERP, translated from the coding sequence ATGGAGTATTTTTTGAGTTCGACCGTTGCCAGCTCGGCCCCTGCCCCCGTGAGCCTTGCCCCCGCACAGACCGCCGTACCCGCCGGTGCCACGTCACGGGCGGCCCAGGCGGATGGCGCCCGCGTGACATTTTGGGCTGAACAGGCACTCCGGCTGGACTGGGCCGAGCCGTGGCACACCACCCACACCTTTGAACCGGCAGGTGCCCCGAGCATGGACGCAAGCCCGGACCACGACACCGAACTCCGCGTCCCTGCCATCGAATGGTTCGCGGGCGGCAGGCTCAATGCCGCGGTCAACTGTGTGGACAGGCACGTGCGCGCCGGCAAGGGCGCCAAGGTGGCGCTGTTCTTTGAGGGTGAGCCAGGGGACCGCCGGGCAGTCACCTACCGGGAACTGCAGGATGAGGTCTGCCGGGCCGCCAACGCACTGCAGGCCCTCGGCATCGGCAAGGGCGACAGGGTGGTCATCTACCTCCCCGTCATCGTCGAAACCATCGTCATCACTCTGGCCGTGGCCCGGATCGGGGCCATCCACTCGCTCGTTTTCGGCGGCTTCTCGGCCGAGGCGCTGAAGTTCCGCGTCGAGGACACGGGAGCGAAGCTGCTGGTCACCACCGACGGCCATTTCCGCCGCGGGGCGGCCGTGCCCGTCAAGGCCAACGCCGACGCCGCCGTGTCCGGGGATAACTCCATCGAACACGTCCTGGTGGTCCGGCGGACCGGGTCCGACATCGAGTGGACCGACGGCAGGGACATCTGGTGGCATGACGCCGTCGGCCATGCCAGCCCCGAGCACACGGCCGAGCACTTTGACGCCGAGACGCCCCTGTTCATCATGTACACCTCCGGCACCACCGGCCAGCCCAAGGGCCTGGTCCACACCACCGGCGGCTACCTGACGCAGGCCTCCTACAGCCACGAACTCCTCTTCAGCCATCCGGACCCGACCCTGCGGGACCGCGACGTGCACTGGTGCACCGCGGACCTCGCCTGGGTCACGGCGCACACCTACGAGATCTACGGCCCGCTCTCCAACGGCGCCACCCAGGTCATCTACGAGGGCACCCCCACCACGCCCCACCCCGGCCGCCACTTCGACATCATCGAACGGTACGGCGTCACCAGCTACTACACCGCGCCCACCCTGGTCCGATCGCTCATGGGCTGGTTTCCCGACGGCGTCCCGACCCACCACGACCTCTCCTCCATCCGCCTGCTGGGCACTGTGGGCGAGGCCGTCAACCCGCAGGCCTGGCACTGGCTCCGTGACCAGCTGGGCCGCGGCACGGCCCCCATGGTGGACACCTGGTGGCAGTCCGAGACCGGCGCCACGATCCTGTCCCCACGCCCCGGCGACGCCGCCTTCAAGCCGGGGTGCGCGTCCCGCGCCCTGCCCGGGGTGGGCGTGCGGATAGTGGACGACGCCGGAGAAGACGTGGCGCCCGACGTGCAGGGTCTCCTTGTGGTTGACGCCCCGGGCCCGGCCATGGCCCGCACGGTGTGGGGCAACCCGCAGCGCTACCTGGACTCCTACTGGCGCAAGTTCGCCAAGCAGGGATACTTCCTGGCTGGCGATGGCGCGCGCTATGACGCTGACGGCGACATCTGGATCCTGGGACGCGTGGACGACGTCATCAACGTATCCGGGCACCGGCTATCCACGATCGAGATTGAATCGGCGCTGGTGTCCCACCCGGCCGTGATCGAGGCCGGCGTCACCCCGGTGGCGGACCCGCTGACGGGACACGCCGTTGCCGCCTTTGTTGTCCTCCGGCCTGCCGCTGCGGATGCCGGCAGCGACATCCGCGAGGCACTCCGGGCCCACGTGGCACAGAAGATCGGCCCCATCGCCAAGCCGGCCGCCGTCGTCGTGGTCCCCGACGTTCCCAAGACCCGTTCCGGGAAGATCATGCGCAGGCTGCTGACCCAAATGTTTGAGGGAACGCCCCTGGGCGACACCACCTCGCTGCAAAACGAAGAGTCACTCTCCGGCATCGCCGCGGCCATTGCCCGGCACCAAAAGACCCGGCACCTAAAGACCCGGCACAACAAGAAGGAACGCCCATGA